In the genome of Triticum urartu cultivar G1812 chromosome 5, Tu2.1, whole genome shotgun sequence, one region contains:
- the LOC125555771 gene encoding CASP-like protein 2B1: MAMEKNFVEPALVSTTTNLHTRALLDVGVMAAMAGPAERKIKVWELVLRCLVGGFGAVAAALVVTDSQTRNFFSLERRAKYTDMKALVLLVAANGAAVGYSLLQAARCAVAMARGGGALVMSSRALAWSVFSGDQLLAYAMLAATAAALQSSLLGKLGQPELQWMGICGLYGAFCRQVGAGIACAVVAGLAAVLLASFSAFNLFRLYGGNKGSSSTRNRATWY, from the coding sequence ATGGCCATGGAGAAGAACTTCGTGGAGCCAGCACTCGTCTCGACGACAACGAACCTCCACACGCGCGCACTTCTAGACGTGGGTGTCATGGCAGCCATGGCGGGTCCGGCGGAGAGGAAGATAAAGGTGTGGGAGCTGGTGCTGCGGTGCCTGGTCGGCGGCttcggcgcggtggcggcggcgctggtGGTCACCGACAGCCAGACCAGGAACTTCTTCTCCCTCGAGCGGAGGGCCAAGTACACCGACATGAAGGCGCTGGTGCTCCTGGTGGCCGCCAACGGCGCTGCCGTCGGGTACAGTCTGCTGCAGGCGGCGCGCTGCGCCGTGGCGATGGCGAGGGGAGGCGGCGCGCTGGTCATGAGCAGCAGGGCGCTCGCCTGGTCGGTCTTCTCCGGCGACCAGCTGCTGGCGTACGCGATGCTGGccgcgacggcggcggcgctgcagTCGTCGCTCCTCGGGAAGCTCGGCCAGCCGGAGCTGCAGTGGATGGGGATCTGCGGCCTCTACGGCGCCTTCTGTAGGCAGGTCGGCGCGGGCATCGCGTGCGCCGTCGTCGCGGGGCTCGCCGCCGTGCTCCTCGCATCCTTCTCCGCGTTCAACCTGTTCCGCCTCTACGGCGGCAACAAGGGAAGCAGTAGTACTAGAAACCGCGCAACGTGGTATTAG